Proteins from a genomic interval of Spea bombifrons isolate aSpeBom1 chromosome 4, aSpeBom1.2.pri, whole genome shotgun sequence:
- the LOC128491510 gene encoding olfactory receptor 13F1-like, with protein MKTVMVNSTLYENFHLLAFSRYEKLQVLLFVVFFLIYMFTVLGNLIITALVCLESKLHTPMYFFLCNLSVQDVVYISATLPKLLAITLTGDTSISFKGCITQMFLFIFCIETEFFLLTSMSYDRYVAICRPLHYPLIMNKRTCTILATASWLIGILNSAMYAFKISVLSFCNSKDINHFYCDMKAILNLACNDVTNINLIIFIEGVLIGFLPFALILVSYIYIISAIIKTCTSAGRVNAFSRCSSHITSVLLFCLSSLSSYMKPQSENSRELDKLISVLYVALVPMLNPLIYSLRNKEVLNAIKRVYR; from the coding sequence ATGAAAACAGTTATGGTCAATAGCACATTGTATGAAAATTTCCACCTCCTGGCCTTTTCTAGATACGAAAAACTTCAGGTTCtgctttttgttgtgtttttcctAATTTATATGTTTACTGTCCTTGGGAATCTCATCATAACTGCACTCGTATGCCTGGAGTCCAAGCTTCATACGCCAATGTACTTTTTCCTGTGTAATCTGTCAGTGCAGGatgttgtatatatatctgctacTTTGCCAAAACTGTTAGCCATTACATTAACAGGCGATACTAGCATATCTTTCAAAGGCTGTATCACTCAGATGTTCCTGTTCATATTTTGCATTGAAACAGAGTTTTTCTTACTCACTTCTATGTCTTATGATCGCTACGTGGCCATCTGTAGGCCTCTCCACTATCCCTTAATCATGAACAAGAGGACATGTACCATATTGGCCACTGCATCTTGGCTTATCGGTATTTTAAATTCGGCGAtgtatgcatttaaaatatctgttttatCCTTCTGCAATTCCAAAGATATCAACCATTTCTACTGTGACATGAAAGCTATTTTAAACCTGGCCTGCAATGACGTTACCAACATAAATTTGATAATATTTATTGAAGGGGTTTTGATTGGATTTCTCCCATTTGCACTAATTTTGGTGTcctatatatacatcatatctGCCATTATAAAGACGTGTACATCAGCAGGAAGGGTCAATGCTTTTTCAAGGTGTTCTTCTCATATTacctctgttttattattttgtctgTCCTCTCTCAGCAGTTACATGAAACCGCAGTCAGAGAATTCTAGGGAACTAGACAAACTGATCTCCGTGTTGTATGTTGCTTTGGTTCCAATGTTAAATCCCCTAATCTATAGCTTAAGAAACAAAGAAGTTTTGAATGCCATAAAAAGGGTTTACAGGTAA
- the LOC128491512 gene encoding olfactory receptor 5V1-like, translated as MSRDYRNSTSQQGFYILAFSRIAEVQIILFILVLLMYLLSMVGNLVLSGLVCISPQLHTPMYFLLCNLSFQDIIYVSAILPKLLAITITGDTWISFSGCITQMFMFVFCLDTEFFMLTTMAYDRYVAICIPLRYTLVMNKKVCCLMASSCWVVGGLNAMMHSILMSNLSFCDSQEINHFFCEIKTMLNLSSSDTSKIILLIFIEGVFIGCFPFVLIMTSYIFIISTILKIRTSSRRQKTFSSCSSHLTIVMLLYGTSLGFYMKSDSENSQEQDKVLSLLYIAVVPMLNPLVYSLRNKVVLRAMRKVFKHADYQ; from the coding sequence ATGAGCAGAGATTATAGAAATAGCACATCACAGCAAGGATTCTACATCTTGGCATTTTCCAGAATCGCAGAAGTACAAATAATcctttttattcttgttttacTTATGTACCTGCTGTCTATGGTTGGAAACCTTGTTCTTTCTGGACTAGTATGTATATCACCACAGCTGCACACTCCGATGTACTTTTTACTATGCAATCTTTCATTTCAAGATATCATCTATGTATCTGCCATCCTGCCAAAGCTATTAGCTATCACAATTACAGGAGACACCTGGATTTCTTTTTCAGGTTGTATCACTCAGATGtttatgtttgtattttgtCTCGACACAGAATTTTTTATGTTAACTACTATGGCATATGACCGTTATGTGGCCATCTGCATCCCTCTTCGTTATACCCTTGTCATGAACAAAAAAGTGTGCTGTCTTATGGCTTCAAGCTGTTGGGTTGTAGGTGGATTAAATGCAATGATGCATTCTATTCTGATGTCAAATTTATCATTCTGTGACTCTCAAGAAATCAATCATTTCTTCTGTGAAATAAAAACCATGCTGAACCTCTCCAGTAGTGATACCTCAAAAATAATTCTGTTAATTTTTATCGAAGGTGTATTCATAGGgtgttttccatttgttttaattatgacTTCCTACATTTTCATTATATCTACCATCCTAAAGATTCGTACGTCATCGAGAAGACAGAAGACTTTCTCAAGCTGTTCCTCCCATCTTACCATTGTCATGTTACTTTACGGAACTTCCCTTGGCTTCTATATGAAATCTGATTCTGAAAATTCTCAAGAACAAGACAAAGtactttctttattatatatcgCTGTGGTCCCAATGTTAAACCCATTGGTGTACAGTTTGCGAAATAAAGTGGTTTTAAGAGCTATGAGAAAAGTATTTAAGCATGCTGATTATcagtaa
- the LOC128491513 gene encoding olfactory receptor 5V1-like: protein MQSLTEEDMKNSTLQQEFHILAFTSLSEAKIIIFITVLLTYLLSVLGNLIIIVLVCLVSRLHTPMYGFLCTLSVQDIINVSCIQPKLLHLTLTGNTAILFQDCIIQLFIFIMSMETEFFLLTAMAFDRYVAVCIPLRYSLIMKKRVCMLLAASCWVIGALNAMVFSLIMSNLPFCKSREINNFFCEVETMLKLSCKDTRNIQILILVEGLLMGFVPFSLILSSYILIIFNILKIRTSEGRRKTFSSCSSHLSIVILLYGTCLSSYVKPESANTREQDNLISMLYIFLVPLLNPIVYSLRNKEILKAIKNITRRKK, encoded by the coding sequence ATGCAATCTTTAACTGAAGAAGATATGAAAAACAGCACATTGCAACAAGAATTCCACATTTTGGCATTTACCAGTCTTTCTGAAGCAaagattataatttttattaccgTTTTATTGACATATCTGTTGTCTGTGCTAGGAAATTTGATTATAATTGTACTCGTCTGTTTGGTATCCAGACTGCATACTCCAATGTACGGCTTCCTATGCACCCTCTCAGTGCAGGATATCATCAATGTTTCTTGTATCCAGCCAAAGCTCTTGCATTTGACATTAACAGGTAACACCGCTATCCTATTCCAAGACTGTATcatacaattatttatattcataatgAGCATGGAAACTGAATTCTTCCTGTTGACAGCCATGGCTTTTGACCGTTATGTAGCCGTTTGTATCCCTCTGCGTTATTCTCTGATCATGAAAAAAAGAGTATGTATGTTATTGGCTGCTAGTTGTTGGGTTATTGGTGCTTTGAATGCAATGGTTTTTTCATTGATCATGTCCAATTTACCTTTCTGTAAATCcagagaaataaataatttcttcTGTGAGGTGGAAACAATGTTGAAGCTTTCCTGCAAAGATACCAGAAATATTCAAATTCTCATTTTAGTTGAAGGCTTGTTAATGGGCTTTGTACCATTTTCACTCATACTTTCttcatacatattaataatatttaacattCTCAAGATTCGAACTTCAGAAGGAAGACGCAAGACATTCTCCAGCTGCTCTTCCCATCTCTCTATCGTTATCCTTCTATATGGGACATGCCTGAGTTCCTATGTAAAACCAGAGTCTGCAAACACTCGAGAGCAAGATAACCTAATATCGATGCTGTATATTTTTCTGGTTCCACTATTAAATCCAATAGTGTATAGTCTGAGAAACAAAGAGATTTTGAAAGccataaaaaacataacaagaagaaaaaaataa
- the LOC128491509 gene encoding olfactory receptor 1052-like, with the protein MESGSDWESKVAQGRKSGKLVTGSGQLRIIDACREGRLVRVLKSNRRASVAQIADKVTAGSDRKASKHTEHCSLLRMGLGSRRPVRWTGSINIDIQKSAVQKFMNNQTFDSDFHILAFSTSTGKQPLQFMLFFFIYVVSLIGNLSIILVTFLERHLHTPMYFFLRNLSFVDICYISVTLPKLMDIFLTGNNAISFTPCFTQLHFFTTMGCTEVVLLTSMAYDRYVAICNPLMYFLQMNYRRCSQLVLGSWAFGFINSLLVTVFASKLSFCGARKVQQLFCDIKSLLKISCSDTEGFQIIVYLEVLFAGLCPFIFSLTSYIKIISSILKVQSTEGRVKSFSTCTSHLTVLLIFYGTIFCMYIRPPSEHSEQLDQFFSILYVAVTPMLNPLIYSLRNQDVKKALKRVITLKSRQLRFY; encoded by the exons ATGGAATCAGGGTCAGATTGGGAATCAAAAGTggcccaaggaaggaaaagcggtaaATTGGTGACAGGGTCTGGACAGCTCAGGATCATTGATGCATGTAGAGAGGGAAGGCTGGTCAGGGTGttgaaatccaacagacgagcttctgtagctcaaattgctgacaAAGTTactgctggttctgatagaaaggcgtCAAAACACACGgagcattgcagtttgttgcgtatggggctgggTAGCCGCAGACCTGTCAGG tggACAGGTTCTATTAATATTGATATTCAGAAGTCTGCCGTACAAAAATTCATGAACAACCAGACATTTGACTCGGACTTCCACATTTTAGCATTTTCTACATCGACAGGAAAGCAGCCTCTgcaatttatgttatttttcttcatttatgtGGTCAGTTTAATAGGAAACCTATCAATAATTTTAGTGACATTTTTAGAACGGCACTTACACACTCCCATGTACTTCTTTTTACGCAATCTGTCCTTTGTAGACATCTGTTACATTTCAGTCACTCTTCCAAAGCTGATGGACATTTTTCTAACAGGAAACAATGCAATCTCTTTCACGCCATGCTTTACTCAGTTGCACTTTTTTACAACCATGGGTTGTACCGAAGTTGTCTTGTTGACTTCCATGGCGTATGACCGTTATGTTGCTATATGTAACCCCTTAATGTACTTTTTGCAAATGAACTACAGAAGATGCTCTCAACTTGTGTTGGGCAGCTGGGCATTTGGCTTCATCAACTCACTTCTTGTGACCGTATTTGCATCCAAGTTATCATTCTGCGGTGCTAGAAAGGTCCAGCAGCTATTCTGTGACATTAAATCACTGTTGAAAATCTCCTGCAGTGACACAGAAGGTTTTCAAATTATTGTGTATTTGGAGGTTTTATTTGCCGGGCTCTGTCCATTCATTTTCAGCCTTACAtcgtacattaaaataatatccaGCATTCTGAAGGTACAGTCTACTGAAGGTAGGGTGAAATCTTTCTCCACCTGCACTTCCCACCTGACAGTCCTTCTTATATTCTATGGAACTATATTCTGTATGTATATCAGGCCACCCTCGGAGCACTCGGAGCAACTCGACCAGTTTTTCTCCATATTATATGTGGCCGTGACTCCCATGCTAAACCctttaatttatagtttaagAAACCAGGATGTGAAAAAAGCTTTGAAGAGAGTAATCACTCTGAAAAGTAGACAATTACGTTTTTATTGA